The DNA sequence AGATGACACCCGGCAAAGTTTCAGACAATCCACACACCGCCTTCCAGACGCTGCCGGTGGTCGATGTGTCGGGCCTGGGGTCGAGCGACCCGAGCCAGCGCCAGGCCGCCGCCGAGCAGTTGGGTCAGGCGGCCCGCGATGCCGGCTTTCTGTATGTGGTCGGCCACGGTATCCCCGCCGACTACACCGAGCGACTGATCGCCCGGACCAAAGCATACTTCGCCTTGCCCTACGCCGAAAAAATGCGTCAGTACATTGGCCACTCCGTCAATCACAGCGGCTACGTCCCGGAAGGGGAGGAACGCTTTTACGGCGCCAAGAGCGTCGACAAAAAAGAAGCCTACGACATTGGCTACGATATGCTCGAGCCGGCACATCGCCGCCCGATGCTGGGCCCCAACCAATGGCCGGACATGCCCGGTTTCAAAGAAGACATACTCCCCTACTACCAATCGGTGCTCGCCCTCGGGCACCAATTGTTTCGCGGTTTTGCGCTGGCGCTCGGCCTGGCCGAAGACACCTTTAGCCAACACATCCGTCGCCCGCCCAGTCAGTTGCGGCTGATTCACTACCCGTACAATCCGGACCTGCCGCCGGACACCCCGGGGATTGGTGCCCACACCGACTATGAGTGCTTCACCATTTTGAAGCCCACGGCGCCCGGACTCGAAGTGCTCAACGGCGCAGGCGAGTGGATTGATGTTCCACTGCAGGACGATGCCTTTGTGATCAACATCGGTGACATGATGGAAGCGCTCAGCAACGGTGCCTTCGTGGCTACCTCTCACCGGGTCCGTAAAGTGGCCGAGGAGCGCTACTCCTTCCCGATGTTCTGCAATCTCGATTACGACACGGTAATTGAACCGCTGCCCGAGTTGGTCAGCGACGATCAGCCACCGCGCTACGAACCCCTGATCGCCGGGGAGCACCTGTACGCCCAGACCATTCAGACGTTCGAATACCTGAAACAGCGCCTGGCCCGAGGCGAACTGGAGCTGCCAGAGGGCGCCAAAGGCCTGTCCTCGTTCGGCCAAAAGGCGGGGGGCGCGGTATGACTCTGCAGGAATTACTGGAACGTCACGCTCGACCGGCCACCGCCGGCGTGCCCGACTGGATGCTGGGCTGTTTTCGTCGCCGCTGCATCAGTTTCGCCAGTGGCGAGTCCGACAACCAGACCATCGTGTACTGGTTCCAGAGCCGCAATACCACCATCGATCTGCGACTGCCGGTTGCAGAGCAGCAGGTGCCCGCCAAGGCACTGAATGAATACAGCCCTGCGGAACTGCGCCGCATCACCGACTACGAAGGCTGGGAAGCGCGATCGCAATGGGATGGCGAACTCATGAGCTGGTTTGACGAGACCGCACTGCAGACCCACAACCGCTGGCCGGAGCCGGCCGAGCTCAAGCGCATCGGCAACTGCATGATCGAGTTCGCACCGAGCGGCGCCTACGTAGAGGATTGGCGCGCACAACCCTCCGAGGCCGGCCCCCTGATCGGACTGCGGATGATCGAGCAACGCAACCTGGATACCGGTGACTGCGTTCACCGCGGCGGCGGACTGATCATCGCAGGCGATCATGCGGCACTGGTGCTCGGTCGCCCGGAGCCGTTGTCGAACGATGCAAGCCTCCAGGAGCAACTTGAGTCGGCCAGTCCGGACACGATACAGCGCCTGTTCGATTTTGAAACCTCTGTAGCTCAGGGCTCAATAACCAAAGGCTTTACCATTCACCACACCACCCGATCCGCCCGACTCGGCCAGCCCCTTTTGCCAGACGCCAGGTCCGACTGGTTCGTTGAAGACCAGGAGGTGCGCCACCGATTTGAAATTGAGGGAGTCACCCACGAGCGCCGCTACCTGATCGACACCCTGGAGGCGCATTGCCCGTTCGATCTGCACACACCCTGGAGCTCAGAGGCCAAAGCCTGGTTCGGCCGGGAAGCCGCCACCCTGACCCGCTACACCCAAGTTCTCAATTAAAAGCCACCGGAGAAACATCATGACCCTTCGCATTCTGAAAACCCTGACCCTGACCGCGCTGCTGTCGCTGTCCGCCGTTTTTGCCCACGCCCAGGAGGAACCGAAGAAATTCACATTGGCCTGGTCGATCTACGTCGGCTGGATGCCCTGGTACTACATCAACGAAACCGGCCTGATGGACAAGTGGGCCGACAAGTACGGCATTGAAGTCGAGCTGGTACAGATCAACGACTACATTGAACCGATCAATATGTACACCGCCGGGCGCTTCGATGGCGCGACCATGACCAACATGGATCTGCTGACCATTCCGGCGGCCTCAGGCGTCGACACCACGGCACTGATCACCGGCGATTATTCCAATGGCAACGACGCCGTGGTACTGAAAGACCGGGATAGCCTGGAAGACATAAAAGGTCTGGATGTCTACCTGTTGGAACTATCGGTCTCCCACTACACGCTAGCCCGAGCGCTGGAATCGGTGGGCCTGACCGAGCGGGACATCAATGTCATCAACACCTCCGATGCGGATATCGCCAGCGCCTTCAACGACCCGGCGGTGCAGGCCAGTACCCTGTGGAACCCGCAACTGGCCGAAGTGATGAAGCACCCGAAAGCCAACAAGGTGTTTGACTCGACCCAGATTCCCGGTGAAATTCTGGACATCATGGCAGTCCGCACCGAAACCCTGGAAGCCAACCCCGAGCTGGGTAAAGCGGTCACCGGTGCCTGGTTTGAAGCCATGGCGATCATGAATTCCGATACGCCGGAAGGTCGCGCCGCCAAGCAGATGATGGCCGAAGCGTCCGGCACTGATCTGGCCGGCTATCAGCTGCAACTCGATGCCACCGAGCTGTTCTACACCCCGCAGCAGAAGCTGGCGTTTGCCACCAGCGAGCAACTGGCCGAAACCATGTCGTTCGTCACCGAGTTCTCCTTCCGCCACGGACTGCTGGGCGATGGGGCCCCGTCAGCCGATTACATCGGCATTGAATTGCCCAATGGCGACATCTGGGGTAACGAGAACAATGTAAAAATGCGTTTCAACAACGAGTTTGTCGAGATGGCAGCGGAAGGAAAACTGTAAAGGTAAGCGGAAGCGGTAAAGGATGAGCCCAATACGGCACTGACCCGGAAAGTCAGTGCCGTACCCGGTAGCCATCGAGCAACGTATTCACATCTTCGAGCAATGGTTCCAGCGTCTGATCGTCCACATGCCGCTGGGCAAAAGTGCGCAAGCCCATGATCTGCACCTGAAGCAAACGCGCCAGCCGCTCACAATCGACATCCCCACGCAGTTCGCCCTCGCGCTGGGCGCGCTTGAGCAAGTCCTCGAAGATCTCCTCAATGTCGGTCAACAGCTCATTGACCCGGGTTCCCAAAGGCTCATCCTCCTCGGTCACCTCCAGTAGCGTTTTTACAATCATGCAGGCACGCGCGGGCGGTTCAGACGCCGGAGAGTCCCCGATGACCATGTGGCGCAAAAAAGCCTGCAGGGCATTCATGGGGGATTGGGCCGCCTTGAGCTGCTCGTCCAGCTGTTTCAGTAAGTCCGAGGCGTAGACATCCAGCGCCTCCAGAAACAGGGACTGTTTACTGCCAAAGGCGGCGTAGAGACTCCCGGGGCGCATATCCAGCGCCAGCTCCAACTGCTTGAGCGAGGTACCGTGGTAGCCCCGGGCCCAGAACAGCGATACCGCTTTGTCGAGAGCGGTCTTGCGGTCGTATTTGGCGGCTCTTGGCATGGTGCTTACCTCGGGTCTTCAGGGGCGTGGCCACCATTTGACCACAGTTCAGCCTGCTTCTCAAAAGTAAAACCCGGGTCAAAGGTAAAACCCGAACAACTGGGATACACTGGCCCCATGAGCACCCCCATTCCCGCGACGCGCTATTCATCGAGCCCCCTACGCCACCTCGCCTGGCTGCTGAGTGCACCACCGCTCTGGCAGGAGGCCTGGCGCTGGCATCTATCACCCCACGAACAGGAGCGCATCCGCATGACGCTGGACCATTGGGCTGCCCACCCGGAAGCGGGCCCAGCGTTCCTCAGGGACACACCGCCGCCGCGCCTGGGGTTGTATTTTGAACGCCTGTACGACTGCCTGATGACCGAGCTGTTGGGGTGGGAAAAAGTGATCAACAATCTGCCGATTCGGGGACAGGGACGAACCCTGGGCGAGCTGGATTTTATTTTTCGTAACCCCGATACCGGCGAGCTTGAGCACCACGAAATTGCCGTGAAGTTCTACCTGGGCCATCCGGCCCCCGATGGCATTGAGCCACTCTGGTACGGTCCCAACGCCCGGGACCGACTGGACCTGAAAACCCGCCACCTGCGTGAGCACCAGAGCCGATTGACCCACCGCCCGGAAACCACAGAAGCCCTGCGGGCGCTCGGCATCGACACGCCCCGCACCGCCCGGGTCATCATGCCCGGCTACCTGTTCTATCCCTGGCAGGAGGACTACCCCGCGCCGGTCCAGGCCCCACCAGATCATTTGCGCGGGCACTGGTTGTATCTGGAAGACATCGAACAGGTGGACACCCGTCACTGGGTGCCACTGAAAAAGCCCCACTGGCTCGGGCCCTGGATGCAGACCTCAACTCCCGACGTCAAGGCCACCCAGGCCACACTCGCGCAGATTCACGAGAGAGCAACCCCTCGCCTGTTTTCCGCCTTGGCACCCGACCCGGAATCCGGCTACTGGGTCGAGCGCGACCGCTTTTTTGTCATGCCCAGCGCTTGGCCCGACAGAGCCTGAAATCTCTCAATCACGGCTCGTGCATAAACCGCAGAAATTCCCGGTAGTCATTGACCTCATTGGTTGACCCTGACGTGAACCGGATCAACTGACCCGGCTGGCGCTGAGCCAGTGCAAAGGCATCCAGCGGGTGAACCGTACCCAGTTTGGGATAGCCACCGATGGTCTGACGGTCTTTGAGTAAAATGATGGGCTGACCACTGGGAGGGACCTGAATGGCGCCAAAGGGAATGCCTTCGGAGACAATCCCTCCTTCGGTCGGATGCAGCCCCGGCCCGTCCAGGCGGACGCCCATGCGATCGCTCTGGGTGGATACCCGATACTCACTGGCGTAAAACCGGTTCATCTGCGCGTCGTCAAACAGGGCCCGCTGCTGGCCTTCCATCACTCGCACAGTCAGCGGTTCAGCGTAGTCGGGAATAAAGCGCGGCGGCACTCGGCGCAACATTCCGGGCTCACTAACGGCACAGGGCAAACGGTCGCCCTCCTGTAACGGGCGCCCCCGACCATCGAGCCCGCCCATCTGCTCGCGCACCACCGTCGCTACCGACCCGAACGCATGAGCGACCACAAACCCGCCGGCCACCGCCAGGTAGGCCCGAACACCACTGCGGGGAAATCCGAATTGCAGCCGATCGCCGGCCTTGACGTTATGGGTCTGCCAATTGGCCAATGCCACGCCATTACAGCTTGCCTGCAGGTCAGCACCGGTCAGGGCAATGCGGATGGCTTTCTCTACTCTTAATTCCAGCCCCCCCAGTGTAATTTCCAGGGCAGCACTGTTGGGTGAATTATCCAGGAGCTTGTTGGCCCAGAGAAACGCCTGCTCATCCGCGGCCCCTCCGGGGGTCAGCCCCAGGTGCTGATAGCCAAACCGCCCCAGGTCCTGCAGCAGCGTCAGCATACCGGGCTTGATTACGGTCAGTCCGAAGGTGGGACGATCAGTCATCCAGCCACCCTCCCTGCGCGAGAAACTCGTCCCGGCTGATGGACACAAACCGCACCCGGTCGCCCGGTGCGACCGGGCATAAGTTGTCCCGGTCGGAGTCGAACATCTTGAGCGCGGTGCGCCCCAGGAGATTCCAGCCGCCCGGTGTACTGACCGGATACACTGCCGTCTGCCGGTCTGCCAGCGCCACTGAGCCGACCGGTACGCTCTTTCGGGGACTGTCCAAGCGCGGCGTGGCCAACTCGTCCGCCACCTCGCCGAGATAGGCAAAACCCGGCGCAAAACCGATGGTATACACCGTGTATTCCCGCGCGGTATGGCGGCGAACAGCCTCGTCGATTGTAATCCGGTGAAAAGCGGCCACTCGCTCCAGATCGGGTCCTACCGAGGGGTGGTAGTACACCGGAATCTCCACCAGATGGCCGACCTGGGAAGGCGCCGTGGGTAGCTCGCTCAGTAACGACTCAATGAGGGGAGCGAGGCTATCAAACGATTCGTATCGCGGGTCAAAACCGACCAGCAAGGTGGTATAAGAGGGCACCAGATCTCGCACACGGCCGGTCAACCGGCTGGCGAGACAATCCGTGGCCGCACGAATTTTTGGCACCAGAGCGGGGTCAATACGATCACCAAAGCGCAGCAGGAGGCCGTCCGCTCCGGCGGGCTCTAGAGTCCAGTCCGCCAAAGGTCAGTTCTCCTGGTACCAGCCATCCAATGCATCACGAATACGCCGCACCGACCGCACCGAGTCGTCGTTATCTCCGTGCACACACAGGGTGGTGGCATCGAGGGTCAGCGTCTTTCCCTCCAGCGTCTGCACCTGGCCACTGGTAGCCAGGCTGAGCGCCTGGGCCACAATCACTTCGGGATCATTATGAACGGCTCCGGGCACAGACCGCGGCACCAGAAACCCCTGCTCATCGTAGGCCCGATCCGCAAACGCCTCAAACCACAGCCGCACCCCGAATTCATCGGCCACTGTCCCCACAGCTTCGTTATCGGCCGTGGCCAAAACCATCAAAGGCAAAGAGGCATCGTAGGTCGCCACCGCTTCCAGTACGGCACGCAGTACCGACTCATGGCGCATCATATCGTTGTACAGGGCGCCGTGGGGTTTGACATGAGAGAGCGCCATTCCGTGCACTTTGGCAATACCGGCAAGAGCGCCGATCTGATAATGCGCCAGGGCCACAATCTCCAGAGGGCTGCACTGCATACTGCGGCGGCCGAAGCCCTGCAGATCCGGATAACTGGGATGGGCGCCAATATCAACTCCGGCCTGCTTGGCCAACAGCACCGTGCGAGTCATGGTGACCGGGTCCGAGGCGTGGAAGCCGCAGGCAATATTGGCCAGATCCACCAGCGGCATGACGTCTTCATCCCGCCCCATGGTCCAGGGACCAAAGCTCTCGCCCATATCGCAGTTGAGCAGTAGCCGGTTGCGCGGCTGGCCGAATGTCATAGAGGCCTCTCCAAGCGTCAGTAGTTGCACGAGTTTACCCTAATCACCGGAATCGGTTCGAGGGCATGTTGGGAAGCGGAGCGCCGGGGGCTCCCGTATATCGTATTGTCCTACAATAAGTGCTAGCATTCTTGCTGCGTAAAAACGGCATAAACAATAAAACGAGAGAATGGAGAACAACCGCATGAGATTCCTTGCGCGCGCCCTATCGCTATGCACATTACTGCTGGCCGCTGGCTGTCAGCATACGGCGGAACCCCGCTCCCCGGAGCTCACATCCGAATCGGTCAAAAACCTGACCCAAAAAGTGGCCGACTGGCAGATCGAGCATTTCGAGGAGCAGGGCAAGTACCGCGCCCTGCCTCAGGACCCACCGGACTGGGCCAACCGGGAGCAATACCACGACCTGGAGTGGCACAACGGCGCGCTCTACGCGGGCATGAACCAGTGGCGCAAAATCGCCGACGATCCCAAGTATACCGAGTGGTTGAAGATGATCGGCGAGCGCAACGACTGGGCCCTGCACCGGCGCCCCTACCATGCCGATGACCACGTGGTGGGCCAGTTCTACCTCGCCCTGTACGAAGACTTCAATGACCCGGCCATGCTGAACCCGGTGCGGTCCCAATTTGACTGGATACTGGAAAACCCGAAAACCGGTACCCTGGACTGGAATGCCGAAAACACCCACGCACACGAGCGCTGGGGCTGGTGTGATGCCCTGTTTATGGCGCCCCCAGTGTGGGCCCGGCTGGCGAAAGTCACTGGAGAGGAAAAGTACCTGGATTTCATGCACCAGGAATACCTCGCCACCTATGACCTGCTCTGGAGTGAAGAGGATCAGCTGTTCTTTCGGGACTCCAGTTTCTTCGATCAGCGCGAGAAAAACGGCGAAAACATTTACTGGTCCAGAGGCAATGGCTGGGTATTCGCCGGCCTGGCGCTGATGATTCCCGATCTGCCTAGAGACTGGGAGCAACGGGATTTCTATCTCGAACTCTATAAAAAAATGGCTCGCAAGATCCGCTCCGTCCAGCGAGACGATGGTACCTGGTCCATGGGGCTGCTCGGCGACCCCGCGCAGTATCCGATCAAGGAAACCAGTGGCACGGCGTTTTTCACCTTTGGCCTGGCCTGGGGCATCAACGAGGGCATTCTGGATCGAGACACGTATGAACCAGTGGTACTGAACGCCTGGCAGGCGCTGGCCGATGCGGTGACCGATGAAGGCCTGTTGGGGCATGTGCAACCGGTCGGCGCCGCACCGGGGGAGTCCTTCCCGGATTACACCGAAGTCTATGGCGTCGGTGCCTTTCTGGCCGCAGGCTCGGAAGTCTACAAGCTGCTTGAGTCACAGGAAACGGCCAACGATCAAGCCGCCAAGCCCACCGTTCAGACCTTCATGCACAACAGCGGCTGGTGCTGGTTTCAGGACCCGCGCGCCATCATTCACGACGGGCAGTTGATCATCGGCGGGGTGGCAGGCAACGGCATCGGCGACGCGGCGGTGGGGGTATACGATCTGGAAAATCGGGTCATCCTGGGCAGAACCAGCCTGCACAAGCACTTTGACCATGACGATCACAATACCCCGGCGTTTTTTGCCCGTCCGGACGACAGTCTGCTGGCGGTGTACGCCCGTCACAGCACCGAGAACAAGCACTATTACCGCTTCTCCGATAGCGACGATTACCTGAGCTGGGGCGAAGAGCACACGCTGGAGAGCGGCGAGCCGGTTACCTATATGAACCTGTACGCTCTGGCCGCCGAAGACACTCTTTACAACTTCTACCGGGGCATTGAATGGAACCCCACCTTCGTCACCTCCAATGATGAAGGCGCCAGCTGGGGCGACCCCGTTCACTTCATCAAAAGTGAGGTGGAAGGGCGCAACCGACCCTACCCCCGCTA is a window from the Marinimicrobium koreense genome containing:
- a CDS encoding biotin-dependent carboxyltransferase family protein, whose product is MTDRPTFGLTVIKPGMLTLLQDLGRFGYQHLGLTPGGAADEQAFLWANKLLDNSPNSAALEITLGGLELRVEKAIRIALTGADLQASCNGVALANWQTHNVKAGDRLQFGFPRSGVRAYLAVAGGFVVAHAFGSVATVVREQMGGLDGRGRPLQEGDRLPCAVSEPGMLRRVPPRFIPDYAEPLTVRVMEGQQRALFDDAQMNRFYASEYRVSTQSDRMGVRLDGPGLHPTEGGIVSEGIPFGAIQVPPSGQPIILLKDRQTIGGYPKLGTVHPLDAFALAQRQPGQLIRFTSGSTNEVNDYREFLRFMHEP
- a CDS encoding glycoside hydrolase family 88 protein; amino-acid sequence: MRFLARALSLCTLLLAAGCQHTAEPRSPELTSESVKNLTQKVADWQIEHFEEQGKYRALPQDPPDWANREQYHDLEWHNGALYAGMNQWRKIADDPKYTEWLKMIGERNDWALHRRPYHADDHVVGQFYLALYEDFNDPAMLNPVRSQFDWILENPKTGTLDWNAENTHAHERWGWCDALFMAPPVWARLAKVTGEEKYLDFMHQEYLATYDLLWSEEDQLFFRDSSFFDQREKNGENIYWSRGNGWVFAGLALMIPDLPRDWEQRDFYLELYKKMARKIRSVQRDDGTWSMGLLGDPAQYPIKETSGTAFFTFGLAWGINEGILDRDTYEPVVLNAWQALADAVTDEGLLGHVQPVGAAPGESFPDYTEVYGVGAFLAAGSEVYKLLESQETANDQAAKPTVQTFMHNSGWCWFQDPRAIIHDGQLIIGGVAGNGIGDAAVGVYDLENRVILGRTSLHKHFDHDDHNTPAFFARPDDSLLAVYARHSTENKHYYRFSDSDDYLSWGEEHTLESGEPVTYMNLYALAAEDTLYNFYRGIEWNPTFVTSNDEGASWGDPVHFIKSEVEGRNRPYPRYASNGQDTIAVSFTDAHPRVHGTSIYYAEFRNGSFYKADGSFIKNLKRDGPLKPSEAERIFEGGGGGFRGHELSAHNSAWTSSIVLDEQGHPHIGYSLYLSNNDQRYRLASWDGAQWIDREVAHAGGRLYEREASYTGLITLDPSDPNHVVISTDVHPKTGEALGGKHQIFRAHIGEGQKTADIQWEQVTDDPARHNIRPMIIPQESHSVIAWQRGQYTTYTDYYLDTVGIVY
- a CDS encoding TetR/AcrR family transcriptional regulator; this encodes MPRAAKYDRKTALDKAVSLFWARGYHGTSLKQLELALDMRPGSLYAAFGSKQSLFLEALDVYASDLLKQLDEQLKAAQSPMNALQAFLRHMVIGDSPASEPPARACMIVKTLLEVTEEDEPLGTRVNELLTDIEEIFEDLLKRAQREGELRGDVDCERLARLLQVQIMGLRTFAQRHVDDQTLEPLLEDVNTLLDGYRVRH
- a CDS encoding putative urea ABC transporter substrate-binding protein, with the translated sequence MTLRILKTLTLTALLSLSAVFAHAQEEPKKFTLAWSIYVGWMPWYYINETGLMDKWADKYGIEVELVQINDYIEPINMYTAGRFDGATMTNMDLLTIPAASGVDTTALITGDYSNGNDAVVLKDRDSLEDIKGLDVYLLELSVSHYTLARALESVGLTERDINVINTSDADIASAFNDPAVQASTLWNPQLAEVMKHPKANKVFDSTQIPGEILDIMAVRTETLEANPELGKAVTGAWFEAMAIMNSDTPEGRAAKQMMAEASGTDLAGYQLQLDATELFYTPQQKLAFATSEQLAETMSFVTEFSFRHGLLGDGAPSADYIGIELPNGDIWGNENNVKMRFNNEFVEMAAEGKL
- a CDS encoding 5-oxoprolinase subunit PxpA → MTFGQPRNRLLLNCDMGESFGPWTMGRDEDVMPLVDLANIACGFHASDPVTMTRTVLLAKQAGVDIGAHPSYPDLQGFGRRSMQCSPLEIVALAHYQIGALAGIAKVHGMALSHVKPHGALYNDMMRHESVLRAVLEAVATYDASLPLMVLATADNEAVGTVADEFGVRLWFEAFADRAYDEQGFLVPRSVPGAVHNDPEVIVAQALSLATSGQVQTLEGKTLTLDATTLCVHGDNDDSVRSVRRIRDALDGWYQEN
- the pxpB gene encoding 5-oxoprolinase subunit PxpB is translated as MADWTLEPAGADGLLLRFGDRIDPALVPKIRAATDCLASRLTGRVRDLVPSYTTLLVGFDPRYESFDSLAPLIESLLSELPTAPSQVGHLVEIPVYYHPSVGPDLERVAAFHRITIDEAVRRHTAREYTVYTIGFAPGFAYLGEVADELATPRLDSPRKSVPVGSVALADRQTAVYPVSTPGGWNLLGRTALKMFDSDRDNLCPVAPGDRVRFVSISRDEFLAQGGWLDD
- a CDS encoding isopenicillin N synthase family dioxygenase produces the protein MTPGKVSDNPHTAFQTLPVVDVSGLGSSDPSQRQAAAEQLGQAARDAGFLYVVGHGIPADYTERLIARTKAYFALPYAEKMRQYIGHSVNHSGYVPEGEERFYGAKSVDKKEAYDIGYDMLEPAHRRPMLGPNQWPDMPGFKEDILPYYQSVLALGHQLFRGFALALGLAEDTFSQHIRRPPSQLRLIHYPYNPDLPPDTPGIGAHTDYECFTILKPTAPGLEVLNGAGEWIDVPLQDDAFVINIGDMMEALSNGAFVATSHRVRKVAEERYSFPMFCNLDYDTVIEPLPELVSDDQPPRYEPLIAGEHLYAQTIQTFEYLKQRLARGELELPEGAKGLSSFGQKAGGAV
- a CDS encoding DUF1853 family protein — its product is MSTPIPATRYSSSPLRHLAWLLSAPPLWQEAWRWHLSPHEQERIRMTLDHWAAHPEAGPAFLRDTPPPRLGLYFERLYDCLMTELLGWEKVINNLPIRGQGRTLGELDFIFRNPDTGELEHHEIAVKFYLGHPAPDGIEPLWYGPNARDRLDLKTRHLREHQSRLTHRPETTEALRALGIDTPRTARVIMPGYLFYPWQEDYPAPVQAPPDHLRGHWLYLEDIEQVDTRHWVPLKKPHWLGPWMQTSTPDVKATQATLAQIHERATPRLFSALAPDPESGYWVERDRFFVMPSAWPDRA